A portion of the Mytilus galloprovincialis chromosome 12, xbMytGall1.hap1.1, whole genome shotgun sequence genome contains these proteins:
- the LOC143054304 gene encoding cartilage acidic protein 1-like: MYLLYISLLCLSLRTHMCLQKPMFKSTKWLKGLNTSQLNYGVAVSDVDHDGTFEWIVAGYNGNNFVLSYDKNRKRLVDLAQKGTKFEALMDVRGQAIGVAACDIDGDGKEEIYFLNTNNAYAGRASYGDKLFKYRNGAYVDLFSDQVNRNLDAKHFAGRSVACIDRFGNGIYSFIVATYSTGGTGKFALIEMDAKNNRNDVSSGFIALKNAASEAGIDKATGGRGIAVGPILGNGYSDIFFDNEGNPWRGNPGGNFLFENNGRGQFIDRANETGTIDENENGRGIALADFNNDGLIDITYGNWDGNHRLFLQRKNKKGEIKFRNVATKAFRNPTLVRTVIAKDFDNDGNLEVFFNNICGRNNKQQPNKLFTVIPVNEKKVSMKKVRIGKAREPTGCGTGGAVADMNGDGKLDLILSHGESNGQPLTVFEVGPGSENNWIRILPVTRYGAPARGARVTATLSDGRKLTRVIDGGSGYLCQMEPVAHIGLGNNSAVSVEIQWPDRTLVTKTLTNLDMNKTHKIAVTGK, from the coding sequence ATGTATCTGTTATACATTTCATTGTTGTGTTTAAGCCTCAGGACGCACATGTGTTTACAAAAGCCAATGTTTAAGTCAACTAAATGGCTGAAAGGACTGAATACTTCTCAACTAAATTATGGAGTCGCTGTTTCCGACGTCGACCATGACGGGACTTTTGAATGGATTGTAGCAGGATATAAtggaaataattttgttttaagctATGACAAAAACCGTAAACGATTAGTAGATTTGGCTCAAAAAGGAACAAAATTCGAAGCATTGATGGACGTAAGGGGTCAGGCGATAGGTGTAGCCGCTTGTGACATCGACGGTGACGGGAAAGAGGAGATATATTTTCTTAACACTAATAATGCATATGCTGGACGTGCATCCTACGGAGACAAgttatttaaatatagaaatggGGCGTATGTTGACCTATTCTCCGATCAAGTAAACAGAAATTTGGACGCTAAGCATTTTGCTGGACGTTCTGTAGCATGTATTGATAGATTCGGAAACGGtatatattcatttattgtaGCAACATATTCGACTGGCGGTACAGGAAAGTTTGCTTTAATTGAAATGGATGCCAAAAACAACCGAAACGATGTGTCTAGTGGATTCATTGCATTAAAAAATGCTGCAAGCGAAGCTGGAATCGACAAAGCAACAGGTGGTCGTGGAATTGCAGTTGGGCCAATTCTTGGAAATGGATATTCAGATATATTTTTCGATAACGAGGGCAATCCTTGGAGAGGTAACCCAGGGGGTAATTTTCTCTTTGAAAATAATGGTAGAGGCCAGTTCATCGATAGAGCAAACGAAACGGGGACGATAGATGAGAATGAAAACGGAAGAGGAATAGCACTTGCTGATTTCAATAATGATGGATTAATCGATATAACCTATGGAAACTGGGATGGCAATCATCGATTATTTTTACAACGCAAAAACAAAAAAGGCGAGATTAAATTTAGAAACGTAGCGACAAAAGCATTCCGCAATCCGACGCTTGTTCGAACAGTCATAGCTAAAGATTTTGACAATGATGGGAATTTAGAAGtgtttttcaataatatttgTGGTCGAAATAATAAACAACAACCTAACAAGCTTTTTACTGTCATTCCCGTCAATGAAAAGAAAGTTTCTATGAAGAAGGTTCGTATTGGTAAAGCTAGAGAGCCCACCGGATGTGGAACGGGTGGCGCTGTTGCTGATATGAATGGTGACGGGAAACTTGATTTAATTCTGTCTCATGGGGAATCAAATGGGCAGCCATTGACTGTATTTGAAGTCGGACCTGGTTCAGAAAATAACTGGATACGTATACTTCCGGTCACAAGGTATGGTGCTCCTGCCAGAGGAGCAAGAGTTACTGCGACTCTTTCAGACGGTAGAAAATTAACTCGTGTTATTGATGGTGGATCTGGTTACCTTTGTCAGATGGAACCAGTAGCCCATATTGGGTTGGGCAATAACAGTGCTGTTTCCGTCGAGATCCAGTGGCCAGATAGGACGTTGGTAACAAAAACACTCACCAATTTAGATATGAATAAAACTCACAAGATTGCTGTAACTggtaaatga